From Bacillus basilensis, a single genomic window includes:
- a CDS encoding ABC-F family ATP-binding cassette domain-containing protein, producing MILLQVNALSKLYGAETILANIKLEVQTKDRIALVGRNGAGKSTLLKIIAGELSHDGGEIIKPKDVSIGYLAQNTGLETSLTIWDEMLTVFTHLQQMETKLRRLEQEMGKEENFSNEATYERLLADYDQLQLDYKDQGGYQYEADIRSILSGLGFPVETHQTTISTLSGGQKTRLALGKLLLTKPDLLILDEPTNHLDIETLTWLEQYLQGYPGAILIVSHDRYFLDKLVTQVYEISNKESRRFVGNYSKYLDLKSALYEQEMKRYEKQQDEIAKLEDFVQKNIARASTTKRAQSRRKQLDRMELLTRPLGDSKSASFHFDIEKQSGNDVLQVKDATIGYDEDPIIEHVTMRLTRGDSVALVGPNGIGKSTLLKSLVNKLPLLNGDVSFGSNVSVGYYDQEQANLTSSKRVLNELWDEYPLQPEKEIRTILGNFLFTGDDVLKPVSSLSGGQKARLALAKLMMQKSNLLILDEPTNHLDLNSKEILENALIDYPGTLLFVSHDRYFINRVTTTVVELSTEGAQEYLGDYDYYVAKKNEMIERAELEQEDEAPVQKTVAQEKLNYLEEKERKKLERQRTRKIEELEQNIVVLEEEIATLEDQLCLPEIYADYEKASEITTKKQTLQEQLDACMAEWEELHL from the coding sequence TTGATTTTATTACAAGTAAACGCGCTTTCGAAATTATACGGTGCAGAAACGATTCTTGCAAACATAAAATTGGAAGTTCAAACGAAGGATCGTATCGCATTAGTCGGACGAAATGGAGCCGGAAAATCTACATTATTAAAAATAATAGCTGGTGAGCTATCTCATGATGGTGGCGAAATTATAAAACCGAAAGATGTCTCAATCGGATATTTAGCCCAAAATACCGGGTTAGAAACGTCTTTAACAATTTGGGATGAAATGTTAACCGTCTTTACACACTTGCAACAAATGGAGACAAAGCTTCGAAGGCTAGAGCAAGAGATGGGAAAAGAAGAAAACTTTTCAAACGAGGCTACATATGAAAGATTATTAGCTGATTATGACCAATTGCAATTAGATTATAAAGATCAAGGTGGCTACCAATATGAAGCAGATATCCGTTCGATTTTAAGTGGTCTTGGCTTCCCAGTTGAAACGCACCAGACGACGATTTCCACATTAAGCGGTGGACAAAAAACACGATTAGCTCTCGGTAAATTATTATTAACGAAACCAGACCTACTTATTTTGGACGAGCCTACAAACCATTTAGACATCGAAACATTAACATGGCTTGAACAATATTTACAAGGTTATCCTGGCGCAATACTAATCGTTTCCCATGACCGTTATTTCTTAGATAAACTCGTTACACAAGTATATGAAATTTCGAATAAAGAAAGTAGACGATTTGTTGGTAACTACAGTAAATATTTAGACTTAAAATCAGCACTATACGAGCAGGAAATGAAACGTTATGAAAAACAACAAGATGAAATCGCTAAGCTGGAAGACTTCGTTCAAAAAAATATAGCTCGTGCATCTACGACAAAACGTGCGCAAAGCCGTCGTAAACAATTAGACCGAATGGAATTATTAACAAGACCATTAGGTGATTCTAAGTCAGCTTCCTTCCACTTCGATATTGAAAAACAAAGTGGAAATGACGTTTTACAAGTAAAGGATGCAACCATCGGATATGATGAGGATCCGATTATTGAACATGTAACAATGCGCTTAACTCGCGGGGATAGTGTTGCTTTAGTTGGTCCAAACGGAATTGGAAAATCCACATTATTAAAATCACTTGTGAATAAGTTACCCCTATTAAATGGTGATGTTTCTTTCGGATCCAATGTATCTGTTGGCTATTATGATCAGGAACAAGCTAACTTAACATCTTCGAAGCGCGTATTAAATGAATTATGGGATGAATATCCTCTGCAACCTGAAAAGGAAATTCGCACGATACTAGGTAACTTCTTATTCACAGGGGATGATGTACTAAAACCAGTATCTTCTCTGAGTGGTGGACAAAAAGCTCGGTTAGCCCTTGCAAAACTTATGATGCAAAAATCAAATTTATTAATTCTCGATGAACCTACGAACCATCTTGATTTAAATAGTAAAGAGATTTTGGAGAATGCTTTAATCGATTATCCAGGTACTCTTCTATTTGTCTCACATGACCGCTACTTTATTAATCGTGTAACGACAACCGTTGTTGAGTTATCAACAGAAGGTGCACAGGAGTATTTAGGGGATTACGATTACTACGTTGCAAAGAAAAATGAGATGATCGAACGTGCGGAATTAGAGCAAGAAGATGAAGCACCGGTTCAAAAGACAGTTGCACAAGAAAAATTAAATTATCTCGAAGAAAAAGAGCGCAAAAAATTAGAGCGTCAACGTACTCGAAAAATTGAGGAGCTAGAACAAAACATTGTAGTATTGGAAGAAGAAATTGCTACGTTAGAAGATCAACTTTGCTTACCAGAAATATATGCAGATTATGAAAAGGCTAGTGAAATTACAACAAAAAAACAAACACTACAAGAGCAACTCGATGCTTGTATGGCAGAATGGGAAGAATTGCATTTATAA
- a CDS encoding redox-sensing transcriptional repressor Rex, with the protein MEQQKIPQATAKRLPLYYRFIQNLSLSGKQRVSSAELSEAVKVDSATIRRDFSYFGALGKKGYGYNVNYLLSFFRETLDQDDITRVALIGVGNLGTAFLHYNFTKNNNTKIEMAFDVSEEKVGTEIGGIPVYHLDELEERLSTDIQVAILTVPATVAQSVADRLAETNVHGILNFTPARLNVSDNIRIHHIDLAVELQTLVYFLKNYPQ; encoded by the coding sequence ATGGAGCAGCAGAAAATTCCACAAGCCACTGCTAAGAGATTGCCTCTATACTATCGATTTATCCAAAACTTATCTCTGTCTGGTAAGCAACGTGTTTCATCAGCCGAATTAAGTGAAGCGGTAAAGGTTGATTCCGCAACAATTCGAAGAGATTTCTCATACTTTGGAGCGTTAGGGAAAAAAGGATATGGATATAACGTAAATTATTTATTATCATTTTTCCGTGAAACACTCGACCAAGATGATATAACACGTGTAGCGCTTATTGGAGTAGGTAATTTAGGGACCGCTTTCTTACATTATAATTTCACGAAAAATAATAATACAAAAATTGAAATGGCGTTTGATGTTAGTGAAGAGAAAGTTGGAACAGAAATCGGAGGCATTCCTGTATATCACTTAGATGAATTAGAAGAACGTTTATCAACTGATATACAAGTGGCAATATTAACAGTACCCGCTACAGTAGCGCAATCTGTAGCCGATAGATTGGCAGAAACAAATGTGCATGGTATTTTGAATTTCACACCAGCACGCTTAAATGTGTCAGACAATATAAGAATTCATCATATTGATTTAGCAGTGGAGTTACAAACACTTGTTTACTTTTTGAAAAATTATCCACAATAA
- a CDS encoding YdiK family protein, whose protein sequence is MRNSPLFMAALYFLLGCIFTRFAITNVTDTIWNMWTILFAVMATIDFNLALRLILVKFTKKKQ, encoded by the coding sequence ATGAGAAACTCACCATTGTTCATGGCTGCATTGTACTTCCTTCTAGGATGTATCTTTACACGCTTCGCCATTACGAACGTAACAGATACAATCTGGAATATGTGGACAATACTATTTGCAGTTATGGCAACGATTGATTTTAATTTGGCACTTCGCCTTATCTTAGTTAAATTCACAAAGAAAAAACAATAA
- the tsaB gene encoding tRNA (adenosine(37)-N6)-threonylcarbamoyltransferase complex dimerization subunit type 1 TsaB — protein MKVLAIDTSNYVMGVSLIEEGNVIGEIITNLTKNHSVRLMPAVEQLLKECGVKPKELTKIVVAAGPGSYTGVRIGVTAAKTLAWSLQIPIVGVSSLEVVAANGVNFNGLICPVFDGRRGQIYTGLYTYEGENLTSIEEDRIILIVDWLQMLQDKGKPVLFIGNDVKLHKETIIEHLGDQAVFAPFTKNNPRPSELAFLGLQKAEQDVHSFVPSYLRLAEAETKWLESQNK, from the coding sequence ATGAAAGTACTAGCAATTGATACTTCAAATTACGTAATGGGCGTATCCCTTATTGAGGAAGGAAATGTAATTGGGGAAATCATTACGAATTTAACAAAAAACCATTCTGTACGTCTTATGCCAGCTGTAGAACAACTGTTAAAAGAATGCGGTGTAAAGCCGAAAGAATTAACTAAAATTGTTGTAGCAGCTGGACCAGGATCGTATACAGGTGTTCGCATAGGTGTTACAGCTGCGAAAACATTAGCTTGGTCACTTCAAATACCAATTGTAGGTGTATCAAGTTTAGAAGTAGTAGCTGCAAATGGTGTTAATTTTAATGGACTAATCTGTCCTGTATTCGACGGAAGACGTGGACAAATTTATACTGGCTTATATACATATGAAGGAGAGAATTTAACTTCTATAGAAGAAGACCGAATCATCCTTATTGTAGACTGGTTGCAAATGTTACAAGATAAAGGAAAGCCTGTTTTATTTATTGGTAACGATGTTAAACTGCACAAAGAAACAATTATCGAACATTTAGGCGATCAAGCTGTATTTGCTCCTTTCACTAAAAATAACCCAAGACCAAGTGAGTTAGCGTTCTTAGGATTACAAAAAGCAGAACAAGATGTACATTCATTTGTTCCTAGTTATCTTCGTTTAGCTGAAGCTGAAACAAAGTGGTTAGAAAGTCAAAACAAGTAG
- the tsaD gene encoding tRNA (adenosine(37)-N6)-threonylcarbamoyltransferase complex transferase subunit TsaD, translated as MEKNTIILGIETSCDETAVAVVKNGTEIIANVVASQIESHKRFGGVVPEIASRHHVEEITVVLEEALKEANITFDDIDAIAVTEGPGLVGALLIGVNAAKAVAFAHDIPLVGVHHIAGHIYANRLVKEVQFPLLSLVVSGGHTELVYMKEHGSFEVIGETRDDAAGEAYDKVARTLSMPYPGGPHIDRLAHEGEPTIDLPRAWLEPDSYDFSFSGLKSAVINTVHNAKQRGIEIAPEDLAASFQESVIDVLVTKASRAAEAYNVKQLLLAGGVAANKGLRTRLEAEFAPKENIELIIPPLSLCTDNAAMIAAAGTIAYEQGKRATLALNANPGLDIEA; from the coding sequence ATGGAAAAAAATACGATTATACTCGGCATTGAAACAAGTTGTGATGAAACAGCAGTAGCGGTTGTTAAAAATGGAACGGAAATTATTGCGAATGTCGTTGCATCACAAATTGAAAGTCATAAACGTTTTGGTGGAGTTGTACCAGAGATTGCATCCCGTCATCATGTAGAAGAAATTACAGTTGTGTTAGAAGAAGCATTAAAAGAAGCAAATATCACATTTGATGATATTGATGCAATTGCTGTAACAGAAGGGCCTGGTTTAGTAGGAGCGCTTTTAATAGGGGTAAATGCAGCGAAAGCAGTAGCTTTTGCACATGATATTCCTCTAGTTGGTGTTCATCATATCGCTGGTCACATTTACGCAAACCGTTTAGTAAAAGAAGTTCAGTTCCCACTACTATCACTTGTTGTATCTGGTGGACATACAGAGCTTGTTTATATGAAAGAGCATGGTTCATTTGAAGTAATTGGTGAAACAAGAGATGATGCAGCTGGAGAGGCATATGATAAAGTAGCTCGTACGTTATCCATGCCATATCCAGGGGGGCCTCATATTGATCGCCTTGCACACGAAGGAGAACCAACAATCGATTTGCCTCGTGCATGGCTAGAACCGGATTCGTATGATTTCAGCTTTAGTGGATTGAAATCAGCAGTTATCAACACTGTGCATAACGCAAAACAACGAGGAATCGAAATTGCACCGGAAGATTTAGCAGCAAGTTTCCAAGAGAGTGTAATAGATGTGCTGGTAACGAAAGCATCTCGTGCAGCAGAAGCGTATAATGTAAAACAACTGCTTCTCGCTGGTGGAGTTGCTGCGAATAAAGGACTTCGCACACGTTTGGAGGCAGAATTTGCGCCAAAAGAAAATATTGAGCTAATTATTCCTCCGTTATCTTTATGCACAGATAATGCAGCGATGATTGCAGCGGCAGGTACGATTGCATATGAACAAGGAAAACGTGCTACATTAGCTTTAAATGCAAATCCAGGATTAGATATTGAAGCATAG
- the tsaE gene encoding tRNA (adenosine(37)-N6)-threonylcarbamoyltransferase complex ATPase subunit type 1 TsaE — protein MSKYEITTKSSEETQRLSEKLGELVGAQDVIILEGDLGAGKTTFTKGLAKGLGVKRVVNSPTFNIIKEYKGRLPLYHMDVYRLAESEEDLGFDEYFYGEGITVVEWAHLIEAYLPNEKLQISLFHAGDDTRKIVLEPIGDRYIRLCEELLQDESTSN, from the coding sequence GTGAGTAAATATGAAATAACAACAAAATCATCTGAGGAAACACAAAGATTATCAGAAAAACTAGGTGAACTTGTCGGGGCACAAGATGTAATTATTTTAGAAGGAGATCTGGGAGCTGGTAAGACGACTTTTACGAAAGGACTAGCAAAAGGTCTTGGAGTGAAAAGAGTTGTAAATAGTCCTACCTTTAATATCATTAAAGAATATAAAGGAAGATTACCGCTATATCATATGGACGTGTATCGCTTAGCAGAAAGTGAAGAAGACTTAGGTTTTGATGAGTATTTCTACGGTGAAGGAATTACAGTAGTAGAATGGGCTCATTTAATAGAAGCATATTTACCAAATGAAAAGTTACAAATTAGTTTATTCCATGCTGGAGATGACACAAGAAAAATTGTGCTCGAGCCAATTGGAGACCGATATATTAGATTATGTGAGGAGCTATTACAAGATGAAAGTACTAGCAATTGA
- the rimI gene encoding ribosomal protein S18-alanine N-acetyltransferase: MDMIFRKMEFDDIAQIVAIEVASFSTPWTADAFHRELTMNEHAHYVVLEKDGRVIGYCGLWIIIDESHITNIAILPEYRGQKLGDALLKEVISEAKALGVKTMTLEVRVSNEVAKQLYRKYGFQNGGIRKRYYADNQEDGLVMWVNI; the protein is encoded by the coding sequence ATGGATATGATATTTAGAAAGATGGAATTCGATGATATTGCTCAAATTGTAGCTATTGAAGTAGCATCTTTTTCAACTCCTTGGACTGCAGATGCCTTTCACCGTGAGTTAACGATGAATGAACATGCACATTATGTTGTGCTAGAAAAAGATGGTCGTGTAATTGGGTATTGTGGATTGTGGATAATTATTGATGAATCACATATAACAAATATAGCCATTTTACCAGAATACAGAGGTCAGAAGCTAGGAGATGCTTTATTGAAAGAAGTTATTTCCGAAGCGAAAGCTCTAGGAGTAAAAACGATGACACTTGAAGTACGTGTATCAAATGAAGTAGCAAAACAGTTATACAGAAAATACGGATTTCAAAATGGTGGAATTCGTAAACGATACTATGCAGACAATCAGGAAGATGGTCTCGTAATGTGGGTGAATATATAA
- the groES gene encoding co-chaperone GroES, with the protein MLKPLGDRVVIELVQAEEKTASGIVLPDTAKEKPQEGKVIAVGTGRVLENGERVALEVAAGDLIIFSKYAGTEVKYEGTDYLILRESDILAVIG; encoded by the coding sequence ATGCTAAAGCCATTAGGTGATCGCGTTGTAATTGAGCTTGTTCAAGCGGAAGAAAAAACAGCAAGTGGTATTGTATTACCAGACACAGCAAAAGAAAAACCACAAGAGGGTAAAGTTATTGCAGTAGGTACTGGTCGAGTGCTTGAAAATGGTGAGCGTGTTGCTTTAGAGGTAGCAGCAGGTGATCTTATCATCTTCTCAAAATATGCAGGTACTGAAGTGAAATATGAAGGTACAGACTACTTGATTTTACGTGAAAGTGACATTTTAGCAGTTATCGGTTAA
- the groL gene encoding chaperonin GroEL (60 kDa chaperone family; promotes refolding of misfolded polypeptides especially under stressful conditions; forms two stacked rings of heptamers to form a barrel-shaped 14mer; ends can be capped by GroES; misfolded proteins enter the barrel where they are refolded when GroES binds), with protein sequence MAKDIKFSEEARRSMLRGVDTLANAVKVTLGPKGRNVVLEKKFGSPLITNDGVTIAKEIELEDAFENMGAKLVAEVASKTNDVAGDGTTTATVLAQAMIREGLKNVTAGANPMGLRKGIEKAVTAAIEELKTISKPIEGKSSIAQVAAISAADEEVGQLIAEAMERVGNDGVITLEESKGFTTELDVVEGMQFDRGYASPYMITDSDKMEAVLDNPYILITDKKISNIQEILPVLEQVVQQGKPLLIIAEDVEGEALATLVVNKLRGTFNVVAVKAPGFGDRRKAMLEDIAILTGGEVITEELGRDLKSATVESLGRAGKVVVTKENTTVVEGIGNSQQIEARIGQIRAQLEETTSEFDREKLQERLAKLAGGVAVIKVGAATETELKERKLRIEDALNSTRAAVEEGIVAGGGTSLMNVYTKVAAIVAEGDEATGINIVLRALEEPVRQIAINAGLEGSVVVERLKGEKVGVGFNAATGEWVNMLETGIVDPAKVTRSALQNAASVAAMFLTTEAVVADKPEPNAPAMPDMGGMGMGGMGGMM encoded by the coding sequence ATGGCAAAAGATATTAAATTTAGTGAAGAAGCACGTCGTTCGATGCTTCGCGGTGTCGACACTCTTGCAAACGCAGTAAAAGTAACACTTGGACCAAAAGGTCGTAACGTTGTACTTGAGAAAAAATTTGGTTCACCACTTATTACAAATGATGGTGTAACAATCGCAAAAGAAATTGAATTAGAAGATGCATTCGAAAACATGGGTGCGAAATTAGTAGCAGAAGTTGCTAGCAAAACAAATGATGTAGCTGGTGACGGAACAACAACTGCAACTGTATTAGCACAAGCTATGATTCGTGAAGGTCTTAAAAACGTAACAGCTGGTGCGAACCCAATGGGTCTTCGTAAAGGTATCGAAAAAGCTGTTACTGCTGCAATTGAAGAATTAAAAACGATTTCTAAACCAATCGAAGGTAAATCTTCTATCGCACAAGTAGCTGCTATTTCTGCGGCTGACGAAGAAGTAGGTCAATTAATTGCTGAAGCAATGGAGCGCGTTGGTAACGACGGCGTTATTACTTTAGAAGAATCTAAAGGCTTCACAACAGAATTAGACGTAGTAGAAGGTATGCAATTTGATCGTGGATATGCATCTCCTTACATGATTACTGATTCTGATAAGATGGAAGCAGTTCTTGATAACCCATACATCTTAATTACTGACAAAAAGATTTCTAACATTCAAGAAATCTTACCAGTATTAGAGCAAGTGGTACAACAAGGTAAACCACTTCTTATCATTGCTGAAGATGTAGAAGGCGAAGCGTTAGCTACATTAGTAGTGAACAAACTTCGTGGTACATTCAATGTAGTAGCTGTTAAAGCTCCTGGATTTGGTGACCGTCGTAAAGCAATGCTAGAAGATATCGCAATCTTAACTGGTGGCGAAGTAATCACTGAAGAATTAGGCCGTGACTTAAAATCTGCTACAGTTGAATCTTTAGGACGCGCTGGTAAAGTTGTTGTAACGAAAGAAAACACAACTGTAGTTGAAGGTATTGGAAATTCACAACAAATCGAAGCTCGCATTGGTCAAATCCGTGCGCAATTAGAAGAAACAACTTCTGAATTCGATCGTGAAAAATTACAAGAGCGTCTTGCAAAACTTGCAGGTGGCGTAGCAGTAATTAAAGTAGGTGCAGCAACTGAAACTGAGTTAAAAGAGCGCAAACTTCGCATTGAAGATGCACTTAACTCAACTCGTGCAGCAGTAGAAGAAGGTATCGTTGCAGGTGGTGGTACTTCACTTATGAACGTATACACGAAAGTTGCTGCTATCGTAGCTGAAGGCGACGAAGCTACAGGTATCAACATCGTACTTCGCGCACTAGAAGAGCCAGTTCGTCAAATCGCAATCAACGCTGGTCTAGAAGGATCTGTAGTTGTAGAGCGTCTAAAAGGCGAAAAAGTAGGCGTTGGTTTCAACGCAGCTACTGGCGAGTGGGTTAACATGCTTGAAACTGGTATCGTAGATCCAGCTAAAGTAACTCGCTCTGCACTTCAAAACGCAGCATCTGTTGCAGCTATGTTCTTAACAACTGAAGCTGTAGTAGCTGACAAGCCAGAACCAAATGCACCAGCAATGCCTGACATGGGCGGCATGGGCATGGGCGGTATGGGCGGAATGATGTAA
- a CDS encoding CPBP family intramembrane glutamic endopeptidase — translation MKKQYWWVIVTYILMQLSSIAGLPLLLKTGLYDNRGFTREEKFQLITGHWAIISFFIALCIVLWLLRTDIRDRHLDKMRSTVPATIGWIFIGFFLAFFSQSIAGMIEMYVLGIKPGSENTARLMDIARTTPWFLIVISIIGPILEEIVFRKILFGTLYKKFNFFIAAIISSLVFAAIHFDFTHLLVYTAMGLVFAFLYVKTKRIIVPIAAHVAMNTLVAVAQVLVSNEQIQEMIKEAEKMQGFIGGFLV, via the coding sequence TTGAAAAAACAATATTGGTGGGTTATCGTTACATACATTTTAATGCAGTTATCATCAATTGCTGGATTACCACTTCTTCTGAAAACTGGACTTTATGATAACAGGGGATTTACTAGGGAAGAGAAATTTCAACTCATAACTGGTCACTGGGCGATCATTAGCTTCTTTATTGCATTATGTATCGTACTTTGGTTACTTAGAACAGATATTCGCGACAGACATTTAGATAAGATGCGTTCTACTGTTCCAGCTACGATTGGTTGGATTTTTATCGGGTTCTTCTTAGCATTTTTCTCGCAAAGTATTGCTGGCATGATCGAAATGTATGTATTAGGTATTAAACCTGGATCTGAAAATACAGCGAGACTTATGGATATCGCAAGAACGACACCTTGGTTCCTTATCGTTATTTCTATAATCGGACCTATTTTAGAAGAAATCGTATTTAGAAAAATTTTATTTGGTACACTTTATAAGAAGTTTAACTTCTTTATTGCCGCTATCATTAGTTCCCTTGTATTTGCGGCGATTCATTTTGATTTTACTCACTTATTGGTATACACCGCTATGGGGCTCGTATTCGCCTTCTTATATGTAAAAACGAAACGTATTATCGTTCCAATTGCCGCTCATGTTGCAATGAATACATTAGTTGCAGTTGCTCAAGTTTTAGTAAGTAACGAACAAATTCAAGAAATGATTAAAGAAGCTGAAAAAATGCAAGGCTTTATCGGAGGATTTTTAGTATGA